A single region of the Xiphias gladius isolate SHS-SW01 ecotype Sanya breed wild chromosome 17, ASM1685928v1, whole genome shotgun sequence genome encodes:
- the dgat2 gene encoding diacylglycerol O-acyltransferase 2: MRTILAAYSGVLKGTGSSILSALQDLPLAFWPCRSKMEKHLQVISVLQWVISFLVLGAACTVLLIYMFCTDCWLIAAIYTAWLIMDWNTPKEGGRRSSWVRSWTVWTYFRDYFPIRLIKTHNLLPSRNYIFGYHPHGIFCFGAFCNFGTEATGFSKKFPGIKPSLATLAGNFRLPVLRDYLMSGGICPVNRNSIDYLLSRNGTGNAVIIVVGGAAESLHCTAGMNTVTLRNRKGFVRLALQKGSDLVPVYSFGENDAYKQVIFEEGTCWRSLQKRLQKILGFAPCLFHGCSLFFGNSWGIVPFCNPITTIVGEPITVPKIEDPTEEMVDLYHAMYVKSLQSLFDKYKTRFGLKESDVLYIQ, from the exons ATGAGGACCATCCTTGCTGCGTACTCCGGCGTGCTCAAAG GCACCGGCTCCAGCATCCTGTCTGCCCTGCAGGACCTGCCTTTGGCGTTCTGGCCCTGCAGATCCAAGATGGAAAAACATCTGCAGGTCATCTCCGTGCTGCAGTGGGTCATCAGCTTCTTAGTCCTGG GTGCTGCCTGCACGGTCCTGTTGATCTACATGTTCTGCACTGATTGCTGGCTTATCGCTGCCATTTACACTGCCTGGCTCATCATGGACTGGAACACCCCaaaagaag GTGGAAGGAGGTCCTCTTGGGTGAGGAGCTGGACAGTGTGGACATATTTCCGTGACTACTTCCCAATCAGG CTAATTAAAACCCACAACCTGCTGCCCAGCCGGAACTACATTTTTGGCTACCACCCCCACGGCATCTTCTGTTTCGGTGCTTTCTGTAACTTTGGGACAGAGGCCACCGGCTTCTCCAAGAAATTCCCGGGCATCAAGCCCTCCCTGGCAACCCTGGCAGGAAACTTCCGCCTGCCTGTGCTTCGGGACTACCTGATGTCTGGAG gtATCTGTCCAGTGAACAGAAACTCTATTGACTACCTGCTTTCACGTAACGGGACAGGTAATGCTGTCATCATTGTTGTCGGAGGAGCAGCGGAGTCTCTGCACTGCACGGCAGGCATGAATACTGTGACCTTGCGGAATCGTAAAGGCTTCGTGAGGCTGGCCCTGCAGAAAGG GTCTGACCTGGTTCCAGTGTATTCCTTTGGAGAGAACGATGCCTACAAGCAGGTGATCTTTGAGGAGGGAACCTGCTGGAGATCTCTCCAAAAGAGATTACAGAAGATCTTAGGCTTTGCCCCGTGCCTTTTCCATGGATGTAGTCTCTTCTTTGGCAACTCCTGGGGCATCGTGCCTTTTTGCAACCCTATCACCACCATAG ttgGGGAGCCAATCACAGTGCCAAAAATTGAGGATCCAACTGAAGAGATGGTGGATCTGTACCACGCAATGTACGTCAAGTCTCTCCAGAGCCTTTTTGACAAGTACAAGACCCGCTTTGGCCTAAAAGAGAGTGACGTCCTGTACATTCAATGA